The following proteins come from a genomic window of Trifolium pratense cultivar HEN17-A07 linkage group LG4, ARS_RC_1.1, whole genome shotgun sequence:
- the LOC123922100 gene encoding F-box/LRR-repeat protein 4-like — protein sequence MATCEMCRLRFAGKLTPIPDTLGDSFKYTIPANGLQAISQNISNLTSLKCYSVDFLNNNTNMFHIAHCFPNLQMLDLSCCFNVPAEGIGHVLNTCCNIRHLNLKLCCGVKLHGMNFKAPKLEVLNLSYTRVDDETLYMISKSCRQILQLYLRHCYCVTEKGVKHVVENCTQLREVDLRDCIGVHAHVVESMVSSRPSLRKIIAPPGFRFNERNKKLFLHHGCLVYF from the exons ATGGCAACATGTGAAATGTGTCGCCTTAGGTTCGCTGGAAAACTGACCCCTATTCCCGATACTTTAGGCGACAGTTTTAAATA CACCATTCCCGCTAATGGGTTGCAAGCTATCTCTCAAAACATTTCAAATTTAACCTCTCTTAAATGTTACTCCGTTGATTTTCTCAATAATAACACTAACATGTTCCACATCGCCCATTGTTTCCCCAATCTGCAGATGCTTGATTTGAGCTGTTGCTTTAACGTACCTGCAGAAGGTATTGGTCATGTTTTAAACACATGTTGTAACATTAGACATTTGAACTTAAAGCTCTGTTGTGGTGTCAAACTACATGGAATGAACTTTAAAGCTCCCAAGCTTGAGGTGTTGAATTTGTCATATACAAGAGTTGATGATGAAACACTCTATATGATCTCAAAGAGTTGTCGTCAAATTTTGCAACTATACCTTCGACATTGTTATTGTGTCACAGAAAAAGGAGTAAAACATGTCGTAGAAAACTGCACACAACTTAGAGAGGTAGATTTAAGGGATTGTATTGGTGTGCATGCTCATGTCGTTGAATCAATGGTATCTTCAAGGCCATCATTGAGAAAGATAATAGCTCCACCTGGTTTTCGTTTCAATGAAAGAAATAAGAAATTATTCTTGCATCATGGATGTCTTGTTTACTTCTAA